From a region of the Hymenobacter jejuensis genome:
- a CDS encoding SDR family oxidoreductase: MREKVIVVTGGTGILGDSFVNGIVAAGGAVGILGRNAEVAHARADAITRQGGRAVALVADVLQEAELVAARELLLSTFGRIDGLVNGAGGNAPDGVLDPAEDVFKLNIAGMQRVMNLNLWGTIIPTQVFGPALAASGKGSIVNISSMNSKRAITKVLGYNMGKAAVDCYTQWFAVEMANRYGDKLRMNALAPGFFLTEQNRNLLTTPEGGYTPRGELVIRQTPFQRFGQPDELQGALVWLLSDASQFVTGSMVCVDGGFSIFGGV; this comes from the coding sequence TTGCGCGAGAAAGTAATCGTGGTGACCGGTGGCACGGGCATCCTGGGCGATTCGTTTGTCAACGGCATTGTGGCCGCGGGCGGGGCCGTGGGCATCTTGGGCCGCAACGCCGAGGTCGCCCACGCGCGGGCCGACGCCATTACCCGCCAAGGGGGCCGGGCGGTGGCCTTGGTCGCCGATGTGTTGCAGGAAGCCGAGTTGGTGGCCGCCCGCGAGCTGCTGCTCAGCACCTTCGGCCGGATTGACGGGCTGGTCAACGGGGCCGGCGGCAACGCGCCCGACGGCGTGCTGGACCCGGCCGAAGACGTGTTCAAGCTGAACATTGCCGGCATGCAGCGGGTGATGAACCTGAACCTGTGGGGCACGATCATCCCCACGCAGGTCTTCGGGCCGGCCCTGGCCGCGTCGGGCAAGGGCAGCATCGTGAACATCTCGTCTATGAATTCGAAGCGCGCCATCACCAAGGTGCTGGGCTACAACATGGGCAAGGCCGCCGTGGATTGCTACACCCAGTGGTTTGCCGTGGAAATGGCCAATCGCTACGGCGACAAGCTGCGCATGAATGCCCTGGCCCCGGGTTTCTTCCTGACCGAACAGAACCGCAACCTGCTCACCACGCCCGAAGGCGGCTACACGCCGCGCGGCGAGCTGGTCATCCGGCAAACGCCCTTCCAGCGCTTCGGCCAGCCCGACGAGCTGCAGGGGGCGCTGGTGTGGCTCCTGAGCGATGCCTCGCAGTTTGTCACCGGCTCGATGGTCTGCGTCGACGGCGGGTTTTCCATCTTTGGGGGCGTGTAG
- a CDS encoding class A beta-lactamase-related serine hydrolase has protein sequence MSISGWAQRRPHPAQNTWAADFAPVDEKIQQWIAKGYYPGASLLVAKDDQIIYQHYYGSYTPETQVYIASAGKWLAAATIAALVDEGKLRWDDPVVQYLPDWTDAKGQATLRQLLSHTSGYPDYQPKGNPRDDYQTLAESVKNIKPLPLEAAPGTRFQYGGLAMQVAGRMAELATGKDWEALFQEKIARPLGMQHTHFTPVDLGGGHSPMLGGGARSTLADYEHFLNMLSHAGTYRGMRVLSVKALAEMQADQVGKAEVKAKEFVEEVRGNTHRSLYGLGEWREELDAQGRAMLLSSPSWAGAYPWIDKTTGVYGFFLTHVDPSKTGATGFNSFLSSPALARFVREIVSNHIPPNPRGLPVKKGVADIGDAQLYYEEAGQGPALVLLHGHSFDRREWDPQFQALAKKFRVVRYDLRSYGLSSLPQEGREFLHAEDLHRLLKVLGIPQAHLVGLSLGGYVVTDFIALHPEEALSAVAASGDVYEKPGPEEPVTESEVRRRRSEIERLRQRGIIAFKEDWLVGLIKSSGPAKDNSEPLMRTMVGEWSAWQPLHVEPRLLLGTSVLTRLAARAVRVPYLLLTPEYRSDAGRENRAKLLTLIPGSRNLIIAKAGHVSNLDNPEGFTKAVLDFIAGVPGAPPADKRRR, from the coding sequence GTGTCTATTTCTGGCTGGGCGCAACGGAGACCGCACCCAGCTCAGAACACGTGGGCAGCCGACTTTGCTCCCGTCGACGAGAAGATTCAGCAGTGGATTGCCAAAGGGTATTACCCGGGCGCCAGCCTGCTAGTCGCCAAAGACGATCAGATAATCTACCAGCACTACTACGGCAGCTACACCCCCGAAACCCAAGTGTACATCGCCTCCGCGGGCAAGTGGTTGGCCGCTGCTACCATCGCCGCGCTGGTCGACGAAGGCAAGCTGCGCTGGGATGACCCTGTAGTGCAATACCTGCCCGACTGGACCGACGCCAAGGGCCAGGCGACGCTGCGGCAGTTGCTCTCGCACACGTCCGGCTATCCTGATTACCAGCCTAAAGGCAACCCGCGCGACGACTACCAGACCCTAGCCGAATCGGTGAAAAACATCAAACCGCTGCCCCTGGAAGCTGCGCCCGGCACGCGCTTTCAGTACGGTGGGCTCGCCATGCAAGTAGCTGGCCGCATGGCCGAGCTAGCCACTGGGAAAGATTGGGAGGCCCTCTTCCAGGAAAAGATCGCCCGCCCGCTGGGCATGCAGCATACACACTTTACGCCCGTCGATTTGGGCGGCGGCCACAGCCCCATGTTGGGTGGCGGCGCGCGCAGCACCCTAGCTGATTACGAGCACTTCCTGAACATGCTCAGCCACGCCGGTACGTACCGCGGCATGCGGGTACTATCCGTCAAAGCCCTGGCGGAAATGCAGGCCGATCAAGTGGGCAAGGCGGAGGTAAAGGCCAAAGAATTTGTGGAGGAGGTGCGAGGCAACACCCATCGCAGCCTCTACGGCCTAGGTGAATGGCGCGAGGAGCTGGATGCCCAGGGGCGGGCTATGCTGTTGAGCAGCCCCAGTTGGGCCGGCGCTTACCCCTGGATCGACAAAACCACCGGTGTGTACGGGTTCTTTCTCACCCACGTTGATCCTTCGAAAACTGGGGCCACGGGCTTCAACTCCTTCCTGAGTAGCCCTGCGTTGGCGCGGTTTGTCCGGGAAATTGTGTCGAACCATATCCCCCCAAACCCTAGGGGCTTGCCTGTTAAAAAAGGCGTAGCCGACATTGGCGATGCGCAGCTCTATTACGAGGAAGCCGGCCAGGGTCCAGCTTTAGTGCTGCTGCACGGGCATTCCTTTGACCGGCGCGAGTGGGACCCCCAGTTTCAGGCCCTGGCCAAGAAATTCCGCGTGGTGCGCTACGACTTGCGCAGCTACGGCCTTTCCAGCCTGCCTCAGGAAGGTCGTGAATTCCTGCATGCCGAAGACCTGCACCGCCTGCTCAAGGTGCTGGGCATTCCGCAGGCCCACTTGGTTGGCTTATCCCTGGGTGGCTACGTTGTGACCGACTTTATCGCATTGCACCCTGAGGAAGCCTTGTCGGCGGTGGCGGCCAGCGGCGACGTGTACGAGAAACCCGGCCCGGAGGAGCCCGTCACCGAATCCGAAGTCCGGCGCCGCCGCTCCGAAATAGAGCGGCTGCGGCAGCGCGGTATTATCGCCTTTAAAGAAGACTGGCTGGTGGGCTTGATCAAATCCAGCGGCCCGGCCAAGGATAACTCCGAACCCTTGATGCGCACGATGGTGGGGGAGTGGTCGGCCTGGCAGCCGTTGCACGTGGAGCCGCGCCTGTTGCTTGGCACTTCGGTGCTGACGCGGCTGGCGGCCCGGGCCGTGCGGGTGCCCTACCTGCTACTCACCCCCGAGTACAGGTCCGATGCGGGCCGGGAAAACCGGGCGAAGCTTTTAACACTGATACCCGGTTCGCGAAACCTCATCATAGCCAAAGCCGGGCACGTCTCCAACTTGGATAATCCGGAGGGTTTCACGAAAGCTGTGCTGGATTTTATCGCCGGGGTGCCGGGGGCACCGCCGGCAGACAAGCGCCGGCGGTGA
- a CDS encoding heparinase II/III domain-containing protein → MMENSITLKRAIVTILVLIAAMPSLMVATAQVVQLPATLPAGHPRLLIKASGKEQLRQRLTTQEEARHIFESIRAKVDPYVVRHQSDPQWIVSRLQMYWKTKATEIFVKGPVFAYAGGAAAPAPTVRYTGTRDAVTPYLRPKLEDIKPYLDDARGLYLQHATTKQWEWADPAKAGRIVEAINREIMSLAQQAAFLYWYTGEEKYAKFAYDLLDTYLVGIYYRREPVDLSHSHQQTLVGLTSFEVIHEDVLNEVTSTYDFLHEYVVRRAPQKKLLYDQALQKWADLIIKNGVPFNNWDLIEARFVSLIAVVLDDDATYANSHGSHYYLDQIINQTSTRQWGLTELIRRGFDTNSGIWSECPGYSVNVVKDFTEFVMLFDQVLGVDLVAQIPLIPKAVLATAQYAFPNGNIVGFGDTHYGPLPTESMLNMVANAQHFNKPEQERQFTSLLKTVRQQTGHIDGHGGGSGLAALFSSATLLRDDIPGGKPSDFVTPTFYSPNVSWLVQRLNPNSARRGLLISQAGSMGNHAHANGVAMELYGQGVVLAPEGGIGTSYFQPDYAEYYSQFPAHNTVMVDGISAYPVMKSNHGFSVQGVYPPVGQITSSPFGAFTYSDVLFREPETQADQRRQMGIVRTGDSTGYYIDIFRSHKVQGGDKFHDYFFHGVGQELTVTDPAGQPLALQPTAQLAFAEGHLFALDYLWDKKSALTTQDVSATFSLTVPGRPTAQLHLWMLGAPEREIFTMKAPKSTAYGRDNMLPLDIAELPLPTIVVRQRGQAWTRPFAAVYEATAADAPRTIRAVASFAPKGAWPEFVGLRVETMAGRQDYIFSNAGVAAVTHQDMAAEADYALVSFQGADLSSLLLGHGRMVSKGGYALTAKGGATTAALSKQNNGWHFSADQPLTLTLPGKAGKSLLLNGARYAGKKTKINGQAAVSFELPATSEAKLEQK, encoded by the coding sequence ATGATGGAAAACTCCATAACGCTAAAGCGGGCAATCGTAACCATTCTGGTTTTGATTGCGGCCATGCCTTCACTAATGGTTGCGACTGCCCAAGTAGTGCAGCTGCCCGCAACACTACCGGCGGGCCATCCGCGCCTCCTGATCAAGGCTAGTGGTAAGGAGCAACTGCGTCAGCGCCTGACAACGCAGGAAGAGGCCCGCCACATCTTCGAGAGCATTAGGGCCAAAGTTGATCCGTATGTGGTGCGTCATCAGTCTGATCCCCAATGGATTGTCTCGCGCCTGCAGATGTACTGGAAAACCAAAGCCACCGAAATTTTTGTCAAAGGTCCGGTTTTCGCCTACGCTGGCGGAGCGGCTGCCCCAGCGCCTACCGTGCGCTACACAGGAACCCGCGATGCCGTGACGCCTTACCTGCGCCCGAAATTAGAAGACATCAAGCCCTACCTGGACGACGCACGGGGTCTGTATTTGCAGCATGCCACGACCAAGCAGTGGGAGTGGGCCGACCCAGCCAAGGCAGGACGCATTGTGGAAGCCATCAACCGCGAGATCATGAGCTTGGCGCAGCAGGCTGCGTTTTTGTACTGGTACACCGGCGAGGAGAAGTACGCCAAGTTTGCGTACGACCTGCTGGATACTTACCTCGTGGGCATATACTACCGTAGGGAGCCCGTGGACCTAAGTCATAGCCACCAGCAAACGCTGGTGGGCCTGACCTCTTTCGAAGTTATCCATGAAGACGTGCTCAACGAGGTAACTTCCACCTACGACTTCCTGCACGAATACGTAGTCAGGCGTGCGCCGCAAAAAAAGCTGCTCTACGATCAGGCCCTGCAGAAATGGGCTGACCTGATCATCAAAAACGGCGTGCCCTTCAATAACTGGGACCTGATCGAAGCCCGTTTTGTATCGCTGATCGCCGTAGTGCTCGACGACGACGCAACCTACGCCAACAGCCACGGCAGCCACTACTACCTCGATCAGATCATCAACCAAACCAGTACCCGGCAGTGGGGCCTGACGGAACTCATTCGGAGGGGATTTGATACAAATTCTGGCATTTGGAGCGAATGCCCCGGGTATTCAGTGAACGTAGTGAAAGACTTCACGGAGTTTGTGATGCTCTTTGATCAAGTCCTCGGCGTGGATTTGGTAGCTCAGATTCCACTTATTCCCAAAGCGGTGCTGGCCACGGCGCAGTATGCGTTTCCAAACGGCAACATCGTCGGCTTCGGCGACACGCACTACGGCCCGCTGCCCACCGAATCGATGCTGAACATGGTGGCCAACGCCCAGCACTTCAACAAGCCGGAGCAGGAGCGGCAGTTTACCAGCCTGCTTAAAACCGTACGCCAGCAAACCGGCCACATCGACGGTCATGGCGGCGGTAGTGGCTTAGCTGCCTTATTTTCTTCGGCGACTTTGCTGCGCGACGACATTCCGGGAGGCAAGCCTTCGGACTTCGTAACGCCTACGTTTTACTCTCCGAACGTAAGCTGGCTCGTGCAGCGGCTGAACCCCAACAGCGCCCGCCGCGGTCTGCTCATCTCGCAGGCCGGCTCGATGGGCAACCATGCCCATGCGAACGGCGTTGCGATGGAATTGTACGGCCAGGGCGTGGTGCTGGCCCCCGAAGGGGGCATTGGTACTTCCTACTTTCAGCCCGACTACGCCGAGTACTACTCCCAGTTTCCGGCGCACAACACGGTTATGGTAGACGGCATTTCGGCCTACCCCGTGATGAAGAGCAACCACGGCTTTTCCGTACAGGGCGTCTACCCGCCGGTGGGCCAAATCACTTCGTCGCCCTTCGGGGCTTTTACCTATTCCGACGTGTTGTTTCGCGAGCCGGAAACGCAAGCCGATCAGCGCCGCCAGATGGGCATTGTCCGCACGGGCGACTCTACGGGCTATTACATCGACATTTTCCGCTCGCACAAAGTCCAGGGAGGCGACAAGTTCCACGATTATTTCTTCCACGGGGTAGGGCAGGAGTTGACTGTAACCGATCCTGCTGGCCAGCCGCTCGCGCTGCAGCCTACCGCGCAATTAGCCTTCGCCGAAGGCCACCTGTTTGCCTTGGATTATCTCTGGGACAAGAAGTCGGCACTGACGACCCAGGATGTATCGGCCACCTTCAGCCTAACTGTGCCCGGACGACCCACGGCGCAGCTGCACCTGTGGATGCTGGGCGCACCCGAGCGCGAAATTTTCACCATGAAAGCGCCCAAGTCCACTGCCTACGGCCGCGACAACATGCTGCCCCTGGACATTGCCGAGTTGCCACTGCCCACAATCGTGGTGCGTCAGCGCGGCCAGGCCTGGACCCGGCCCTTTGCGGCCGTGTACGAGGCCACTGCAGCCGACGCGCCACGGACCATTCGCGCCGTTGCAAGCTTCGCTCCGAAGGGCGCGTGGCCCGAGTTTGTGGGGCTTCGGGTGGAAACTATGGCCGGCCGGCAGGACTACATCTTCTCCAACGCCGGGGTAGCCGCCGTGACACATCAGGACATGGCCGCAGAAGCCGATTACGCACTCGTGAGCTTCCAGGGCGCCGACCTAAGCAGCCTGCTGCTGGGCCACGGCCGCATGGTGAGCAAGGGGGGCTATGCCCTGACGGCCAAGGGCGGAGCAACCACGGCCGCGCTATCAAAGCAAAACAACGGCTGGCATTTTTCCGCTGACCAGCCGCTGACCCTGACGCTGCCCGGCAAAGCCGGTAAGAGCCTGCTTCTGAATGGTGCCCGCTACGCAGGTAAAAAGACGAAAATAAACGGTCAGGCGGCGGTAAGCTTTGAGCTGCCTGCCACAAGCGAAGCAAAGCTAGAGCAGAAATAG
- the fucP gene encoding L-fucose:H+ symporter permease: MEHTTTLASPPTAKAASFTERKYLTTLIFVTSLFMLWGIAITMGDVLNKHFQNVLSVSKAQSGLVQFSIFGAYAIMGIPAGLFMKRFGYKNGVLLGLVLYSLGAFLFVPAANAQSFSFFRGALFVLACGLATLEAVAHPFMASLGAPATSDQRLNFAQAFNGLGAVIGPLMGSHFILSGVHTNGDLSSVKTLYLIIGSVILFIGVCFAFVKVPTLQDAHAAPVHAETEAGFYSGTVEEVAEPKGLFQHRHFVWAVVAQFFNVAAQGGTWAFFINYGAEKMGFADATASRYFALSMVMMMVGRFAGTFLMRFVAPNKLLATFALANALLCVVIAQSWGWPSFIALLLLNFFFSIMFPTIFSLGIKDLGARTQQASSYLVMTVAGGAIFPYLMGKIANHDVAAAYYLPIICYTVIFLFGARLYRVSKK; this comes from the coding sequence ATGGAACACACCACTACGCTGGCTAGTCCGCCTACCGCGAAGGCGGCCTCGTTTACCGAGCGAAAGTACCTGACCACGCTCATCTTCGTCACGTCGCTGTTTATGCTTTGGGGCATCGCCATTACCATGGGCGACGTGCTGAACAAGCACTTCCAGAACGTGCTGAGCGTGAGCAAAGCGCAGTCGGGACTGGTCCAGTTCTCCATCTTTGGGGCCTACGCCATTATGGGCATTCCGGCCGGGTTGTTTATGAAACGCTTCGGCTATAAGAACGGCGTGTTGCTGGGCCTGGTGCTGTACTCGCTCGGGGCCTTCTTGTTTGTGCCGGCTGCTAATGCGCAGTCTTTCAGCTTCTTCCGGGGAGCGTTGTTTGTGCTCGCCTGCGGACTGGCAACGTTGGAAGCGGTGGCGCACCCTTTCATGGCGTCGTTGGGCGCGCCGGCTACGAGTGACCAGCGCCTGAATTTTGCCCAGGCCTTCAACGGATTAGGGGCGGTGATTGGGCCGTTGATGGGCAGCCACTTTATTCTGAGCGGCGTGCACACCAACGGCGACTTATCGTCGGTGAAAACGCTGTACCTCATCATCGGCAGCGTCATTTTGTTTATCGGGGTCTGCTTTGCTTTCGTGAAGGTACCCACCTTACAGGATGCCCACGCTGCCCCGGTGCACGCCGAAACCGAGGCCGGCTTTTACAGCGGCACCGTGGAGGAAGTCGCCGAGCCGAAAGGGTTGTTTCAGCACCGCCACTTTGTGTGGGCTGTGGTGGCGCAGTTCTTCAACGTAGCTGCCCAGGGCGGTACGTGGGCCTTCTTCATCAACTACGGCGCCGAGAAGATGGGCTTCGCCGACGCGACTGCCTCGCGCTACTTTGCCCTGAGCATGGTGATGATGATGGTCGGGCGCTTCGCGGGCACTTTCCTGATGCGCTTCGTTGCCCCCAATAAGCTGCTGGCCACTTTTGCGCTGGCCAATGCGCTGCTGTGCGTAGTCATCGCCCAGAGCTGGGGGTGGCCTTCGTTCATTGCCCTGCTGCTGCTGAATTTCTTCTTCAGCATCATGTTCCCCACCATTTTCAGCTTGGGCATCAAAGACCTGGGGGCCCGCACTCAGCAGGCCTCTTCGTACTTGGTTATGACCGTGGCGGGTGGAGCAATCTTTCCTTATCTGATGGGCAAAATCGCCAACCATGACGTGGCCGCAGCCTACTACCTGCCCATCATCTGCTACACAGTTATCTTCCTGTTCGGCGCTCGTCTGTATCGGGTATCTAAAAAATAA
- a CDS encoding glycosyl hydrolase family 28 protein translates to MRTLILLASWLLLPLGSAALAQPGLVIHPVPNGVLYSQHNDDYTVRVRQAGGEWQELFEYSVQVDLDKVRDASMVTFDFGGTVEVAVRKNNGAVQQVRIRPLSYGLRPRQEGNTVYFTLDRPRKVSVEFNGDKLQNLHLFANALETEKPNPKDPHVLYFGPGIHTPPDLPGSVINVPSNTTVYLAGGAVLRAKLLVDHAENVRIIGRGILDQPERGIEVTFSRNVTIEGLIVRNPQHYTVYGGQSEHLTIRNLKTFSSKPWSDGIDLMSCSDVLVDDVFLRTSDDCVALYGHRWQFYGSSRNITVQNSTLWADVAHPTNIGLHGNTTHPGDTIEHITFRNIDILEHDEDDPNYQGCLAVSCGDLNLVRDIHYEDIRIEDFEEGQLFNLRVLNNPKYNTGPGRNIEHVVFKNISYSGNLANPSVLQGLSGAGQVRDVRFENLRLNGRPVLDAAAGNIHVGEFTQEVSFKR, encoded by the coding sequence ATGCGTACCCTTATCCTTTTGGCCAGCTGGCTTTTGCTGCCTCTTGGCTCGGCAGCCTTGGCGCAGCCGGGCCTGGTCATTCATCCGGTGCCAAACGGGGTACTGTATTCGCAGCACAACGACGACTACACGGTCCGGGTACGGCAGGCGGGAGGCGAGTGGCAGGAGCTGTTCGAGTACAGCGTGCAGGTAGACCTGGACAAGGTGCGCGACGCCTCCATGGTTACTTTCGACTTTGGCGGCACGGTGGAGGTGGCCGTGCGCAAAAACAACGGGGCCGTGCAGCAGGTACGCATTCGGCCGCTTTCCTACGGCCTGAGGCCGCGGCAGGAAGGCAACACGGTATACTTCACCCTCGACCGGCCCCGCAAAGTATCGGTGGAGTTCAACGGCGACAAGCTGCAGAACCTGCATCTGTTTGCCAACGCTCTGGAAACCGAGAAACCAAACCCCAAGGACCCGCACGTACTGTATTTCGGGCCCGGCATTCATACCCCGCCCGACTTACCGGGCAGCGTCATCAACGTGCCCAGCAACACGACGGTATATTTGGCCGGCGGGGCCGTGCTACGAGCAAAGTTGCTGGTCGACCACGCGGAAAATGTGCGCATCATCGGCCGCGGCATCCTCGATCAGCCCGAACGGGGAATAGAGGTGACTTTTTCCCGCAACGTCACCATTGAGGGCCTTATCGTGCGCAACCCGCAGCACTACACTGTCTACGGCGGACAGTCAGAGCATCTGACCATTCGTAACCTCAAGACTTTCAGCTCCAAACCGTGGAGCGACGGCATCGATTTGATGAGTTGCTCAGATGTGCTGGTCGACGACGTGTTTCTGCGCACATCCGACGACTGTGTGGCGCTCTACGGCCACCGCTGGCAGTTTTACGGCAGCTCCCGCAACATCACGGTGCAGAACTCCACCCTTTGGGCCGACGTTGCGCACCCCACCAACATCGGTCTACACGGCAACACCACCCACCCCGGCGACACCATTGAGCACATTACCTTCCGCAACATCGACATTCTGGAGCACGACGAGGACGACCCCAACTACCAGGGGTGCCTGGCCGTCAGCTGCGGCGATTTGAATCTGGTGCGCGATATCCATTACGAAGATATACGCATCGAAGACTTTGAAGAAGGTCAGCTCTTCAATCTGCGCGTGCTCAACAACCCGAAGTACAACACCGGGCCCGGCCGCAACATCGAGCATGTAGTATTCAAAAACATCAGCTACTCGGGCAACTTGGCGAATCCTTCGGTGCTACAGGGATTGAGCGGAGCGGGGCAGGTGCGTGACGTGCGCTTCGAGAACTTACGCCTCAACGGCAGGCCGGTGTTGGATGCGGCCGCCGGAAACATTCACGTGGGCGAGTTCACCCAGGAGGTCTCGTTTAAACGATGA